The following are from one region of the Cloacibacterium normanense genome:
- a CDS encoding DUF5362 family protein: MEDNLHVENGENLVIDWRSKEFLKETAKWTKFLAILGFVGIGLMVLGSLVMLFAPSSLMSNGDFPFGGKIFMMLLYLAFAVLYYFPISYLYQFSENTKKAIENNDNNAIRDAFEFLKSHYKFMGILTIILLSFYAIMIFIGLIGAGAAAMMN, from the coding sequence ATGGAAGACAATTTACATGTAGAGAACGGCGAAAATTTAGTAATCGATTGGCGTTCGAAAGAATTTTTAAAAGAAACGGCAAAATGGACTAAGTTTTTAGCCATTTTAGGTTTCGTAGGAATTGGATTAATGGTTTTGGGTTCATTAGTAATGCTTTTTGCTCCGTCATCATTAATGTCTAATGGAGATTTTCCTTTTGGTGGAAAAATATTTATGATGCTTCTTTATTTGGCATTTGCTGTTTTATACTATTTCCCAATTTCTTACTTGTATCAATTTTCAGAAAATACTAAAAAAGCAATTGAAAACAATGACAATAACGCTATTAGAGATGCATTTGAATTTTTAAAATCTCATTATAAATTTATGGGGATTTTGACCATCATTCTGCTTTCTTTTTATGCCATTATGATTTTCATTGGACTTATTGGAGCGGGAGCTGCTGCAATGATGAATTAA
- a CDS encoding rhomboid family intramembrane serine protease, with protein sequence MLKNTIHIKALLIPLFMLSAMWLGLFLQHIGFVENCEGSLIPLVPEGLKGVIFSPLLHGNLEHIASNSVPIAALLFLLYQFYPKLANPVFFYGWIVTGLVVWLLPPMNFFGQEATYTCIIGASGIVYMLAFFLFFSGIFRKDKKLLTVSLLVALYYGSLIWGIFPEELFYRLDEPSRISWQAHLSGAVVGLSLALIFRKKHQEKKKKFIWEFPNYYSEKDDKLWQEYIEGHPEHFLEMPQKKKEEIWEHLDEIRKK encoded by the coding sequence ATGCTGAAAAACACCATCCACATCAAAGCGCTTTTAATTCCTCTCTTCATGCTCTCTGCCATGTGGTTAGGTTTATTTTTACAACACATCGGTTTTGTAGAAAACTGCGAAGGTTCCCTCATTCCTCTAGTTCCTGAAGGATTAAAAGGCGTAATATTTTCTCCGCTTTTACACGGAAATTTAGAACATATCGCCAGTAATTCTGTACCGATTGCAGCATTGCTGTTCTTGCTTTATCAGTTTTATCCTAAATTGGCCAATCCTGTATTTTTTTACGGATGGATTGTTACGGGACTCGTAGTTTGGTTACTTCCACCTATGAATTTTTTCGGACAAGAAGCTACTTATACCTGCATCATCGGAGCAAGTGGAATTGTTTACATGCTAGCATTTTTCTTATTCTTCAGCGGAATTTTCAGAAAAGACAAAAAACTACTTACTGTTTCTCTTTTAGTCGCCTTGTATTACGGAAGTTTAATCTGGGGAATTTTTCCGGAAGAATTATTCTATCGATTAGACGAACCGAGCCGAATTTCTTGGCAAGCTCACCTTTCTGGAGCGGTAGTTGGCCTTTCTTTGGCGCTAATTTTTAGAAAAAAACATCAAGAAAAAAAGAAAAAATTCATTTGGGAATTCCCGAATTATTACAGCGAAAAAGACGATAAACTTTGGCAAGAATATATCGAAGGTCATCCTGAACATTTTCTAGAAATGCCACAGAAAAAGAAAGAAGAAATCTGGGAACATTTAGACGAAATCAGAAAAAAGTAA
- the dprA gene encoding DNA-processing protein DprA translates to MLHEEHLYSIALRATPLIGDVNFMRLVEITGSAKETWHLSKKLLKEIPGIGSKITKEIGNETYLKFAEKEIDFCEKNNIKINLCHLKELPKLLSNCDDAPAILYQKGSLDESLTPISIVGTRNMTSYGKHFIEEFLEILKNKKVLIVSGLALGTDGCAHTEALKNQLKTAGVLAHGLHLIYPSQHKKLAAEILDQDGALLTEFNSSDKPDREHFLQRNRIVAGFSPVTIVVETAFGGGSMSTVSYANDYNREVFALPGKINDKYSQGCNLLIAQNKARILQNFEEILDELQLGKEKEKIGSLFAAREIKLSKDLQPIYDTIASQPQISLDDLSEKLDIPPYKLLPILLDFELKGYIKALSGKQYSII, encoded by the coding sequence ATGTTACATGAAGAACATCTATATTCCATAGCGTTACGCGCTACTCCGCTTATTGGCGATGTAAATTTTATGAGATTGGTAGAAATTACAGGTTCTGCCAAAGAAACTTGGCATCTTTCTAAGAAATTGCTCAAAGAAATTCCGGGAATTGGCTCCAAAATTACGAAAGAAATCGGCAACGAAACTTATTTGAAATTCGCAGAAAAGGAAATTGACTTCTGTGAAAAAAATAACATTAAAATTAATCTTTGCCATTTAAAAGAATTGCCAAAATTACTTTCTAATTGTGATGACGCTCCTGCAATTCTTTACCAAAAAGGAAGTTTAGACGAAAGTTTAACTCCCATTTCCATCGTAGGAACCAGAAACATGACGAGTTATGGCAAACATTTCATTGAAGAATTTCTAGAAATTTTAAAAAATAAAAAAGTGCTCATTGTAAGCGGTTTAGCACTCGGAACAGATGGTTGCGCTCATACAGAAGCCTTGAAAAACCAACTGAAAACAGCAGGAGTTTTAGCTCATGGCTTGCATCTTATTTATCCTTCTCAGCATAAAAAATTAGCTGCAGAAATTTTAGACCAAGATGGCGCTTTGCTTACAGAATTTAATTCTAGTGATAAACCAGACAGAGAACATTTTCTGCAAAGAAATAGAATCGTAGCAGGATTTTCTCCAGTTACCATTGTGGTAGAAACTGCTTTTGGCGGCGGTTCTATGAGTACCGTAAGTTATGCCAATGATTACAACAGAGAAGTTTTTGCCTTGCCAGGAAAAATCAATGATAAGTACAGCCAAGGTTGTAATTTACTCATCGCACAGAACAAAGCCAGAATTTTACAAAATTTTGAAGAGATATTAGATGAACTTCAACTAGGAAAGGAAAAAGAAAAGATAGGAAGCCTTTTTGCAGCGAGAGAAATTAAACTGAGCAAAGACTTGCAACCGATTTATGACACGATTGCTTCTCAACCTCAAATTTCGTTAGACGACTTGAGCGAAAAACTAGACATTCCACCTTATAAATTATTGCCCATTTTGCTTGATTTTGAGTTAAAAGGATACATTAAAGCACTTTCCGGAAAGCAATATTCTATAATTTAA
- a CDS encoding YifB family Mg chelatase-like AAA ATPase gives MLVKIFGSAIHGVSAQTITIEVNVDTGGVGYHLVGLPDNAIKESSYRINAALKNVGYKIPGKKITINMAPADLRKEGSAYDLSIAIGILAASDLIKAENLEKYIIMGELSLDGGLQPIKGVLPIAIKAREEGFKGIILPKQNVREAAIVNNLEVYGVENIKQVIDFFNEDIPLERTEFDTRKEFQEKIDHFPFDFSEVKGQETAKRAMEVAAAGGHNIILIGPPGSGKTMLAKRVPSILPPLTMKEALETTKIHSVAGKMGANNSLMTVRPFRSPHHTISDVALVGGGSYPQPGEISLAHNGVLFLDEMPEFKRTVLEVMRQPLEDREVTISRARFSVNYPASFMLVASMNPSPSGYFPDDPNNTSSQFEMQRYMNKLSGPLLDRIDIHIEVQKVEFEQLSDRRKGESSIAIRERVLKAREMQNVRYQDLDISYNAQIGPKELEKYCELNEDSKNLIKNAMEKLNLSARAYDRILKVSRTIADLEQSEHILSHHISEAIQYRSLDREFWNA, from the coding sequence ATGCTAGTAAAGATTTTCGGGAGCGCTATTCATGGCGTTTCGGCGCAAACCATCACTATAGAAGTTAATGTAGATACAGGCGGAGTAGGCTATCATCTTGTAGGCTTACCAGATAATGCCATTAAAGAAAGCAGCTATAGAATTAATGCAGCACTCAAAAATGTAGGCTACAAAATTCCGGGGAAGAAAATCACCATCAACATGGCTCCTGCAGATTTGCGCAAAGAAGGTTCTGCCTATGATTTAAGCATTGCCATTGGGATTTTGGCAGCTTCAGATTTAATAAAAGCCGAAAATCTAGAAAAATACATCATCATGGGCGAACTTTCCCTTGACGGAGGTTTGCAACCGATAAAAGGCGTTCTACCCATTGCGATAAAAGCCAGAGAAGAAGGTTTCAAAGGCATTATTTTACCCAAACAAAACGTAAGAGAAGCTGCAATAGTCAATAATCTGGAAGTGTACGGCGTAGAAAACATTAAACAAGTTATTGATTTCTTTAACGAAGATATTCCGCTGGAAAGAACAGAATTTGACACCCGAAAAGAATTTCAAGAAAAAATAGACCATTTTCCTTTTGATTTTTCTGAAGTGAAAGGTCAAGAAACGGCAAAACGTGCGATGGAAGTTGCCGCAGCTGGTGGTCATAACATTATTCTCATCGGTCCTCCTGGAAGTGGAAAAACCATGCTCGCTAAACGCGTTCCGAGTATTCTGCCACCTTTAACCATGAAAGAAGCTTTGGAAACTACCAAAATTCATTCTGTGGCAGGAAAAATGGGCGCTAATAATTCTTTGATGACAGTTAGGCCTTTTAGAAGTCCGCATCACACCATTTCTGATGTAGCTTTAGTTGGTGGCGGAAGTTATCCTCAACCTGGCGAAATTTCTTTGGCACATAATGGCGTTTTATTTCTGGATGAAATGCCAGAATTTAAAAGAACAGTTCTGGAAGTAATGCGTCAACCGTTGGAAGACCGAGAAGTAACGATTTCCAGAGCGAGATTTTCGGTGAATTATCCTGCGAGTTTTATGCTCGTGGCGAGTATGAATCCAAGTCCAAGTGGTTATTTCCCAGATGATCCTAATAATACTTCTTCTCAATTTGAAATGCAACGCTACATGAACAAACTTTCTGGACCTTTATTGGATAGAATTGATATTCATATAGAAGTTCAAAAAGTAGAATTCGAGCAACTTTCAGACAGAAGAAAAGGCGAAAGCAGTATTGCAATAAGAGAGCGTGTTTTGAAAGCCAGAGAAATGCAAAATGTGCGCTACCAAGATTTAGACATCAGTTACAATGCTCAAATCGGCCCTAAAGAATTAGAAAAATACTGCGAACTGAATGAAGATTCTAAAAACCTCATCAAAAACGCAATGGAAAAACTAAATCTTTCGGCGAGAGCTTATGACAGGATTTTGAAGGTTTCTAGAACGATTGCTGATTTAGAACAATCAGAACATATTCTTTCTCATCATATTTCTGAAGCCATACAATACAGAAGTCTGGATAGAGAATTTTGGAATGCTTAA
- a CDS encoding DUF3078 domain-containing protein, with translation MKKLLIFVFGCLSVNMYYSQIESKRILDSISAENWKKNIPNLDSLAEINLQKIDVKHKDTIILKTDKITAELGTELPITPFQLIKTKEEKVWYFYGQNNMVFNQASFSNWNSGGNNNIGILGKINYNLSFKKRKHYLENNFQLGYGIVAASGQTTRKTEDFINIMANYGYDLGRNYYLSSGLQFISQFAPGYNYVKTPSPNFDDRISKFLAPAYINTGIGISYNPNENFQVIFRPINGKFTIVADKHLQKVGFYGLEKDGQSLRKELGAMVNILYRQKIYKDINLVNQFNFFANYLYHTERVDFSYNGQLNFRVNKLISANVSADLLYDHDQIKRMQFKQTLGIGFSYNLGVENQDRPKVKKVVKPFL, from the coding sequence ATGAAGAAGTTGTTAATTTTTGTGTTCGGTTGTCTATCTGTAAATATGTATTACTCCCAAATTGAGAGTAAAAGAATTCTAGATTCAATTAGCGCAGAAAACTGGAAAAAAAACATTCCTAATTTAGATTCTTTGGCAGAGATTAATCTACAAAAAATAGATGTAAAGCACAAAGACACCATTATTCTAAAAACCGATAAAATTACTGCGGAACTCGGCACAGAGCTTCCTATTACACCGTTTCAATTGATTAAAACCAAAGAAGAAAAAGTTTGGTATTTCTATGGTCAAAACAATATGGTTTTTAATCAGGCGAGTTTCAGCAACTGGAATTCTGGGGGAAATAATAACATAGGGATTTTAGGGAAAATCAACTATAATTTGAGTTTTAAAAAGCGCAAACATTATTTAGAAAATAATTTCCAATTAGGATATGGAATTGTAGCAGCAAGCGGACAAACCACCAGAAAAACAGAAGATTTCATCAATATCATGGCGAATTATGGTTATGATTTAGGAAGGAATTATTATTTGTCTTCAGGTTTGCAGTTTATCTCTCAGTTTGCGCCGGGTTATAATTATGTAAAAACGCCAAGTCCGAATTTTGATGACAGAATTTCTAAATTTTTAGCACCAGCATATATTAATACGGGTATCGGTATCTCTTATAATCCTAATGAAAATTTCCAAGTCATTTTTAGACCGATTAATGGTAAGTTTACCATCGTGGCTGATAAACATTTGCAAAAAGTAGGTTTTTACGGTTTAGAAAAAGATGGTCAAAGCCTCAGAAAAGAGTTGGGAGCCATGGTGAATATTTTGTACAGACAAAAAATTTATAAAGACATTAATTTGGTAAATCAGTTTAATTTCTTTGCGAATTATTTATATCATACAGAACGAGTGGATTTTTCTTACAACGGTCAATTGAACTTTAGAGTTAATAAATTGATTTCTGCTAATGTAAGTGCAGATTTATTGTACGATCACGATCAAATTAAGAGAATGCAGTTTAAGCAAACTTTAGGTATAGGTTTTTCTTATAATTTAGGCGTAGAAAACCAAGATAGACCGAAAGTTAAAAAAGTGGTAAAGCCGTTTTTATAA